In Sphingobacterium zeae, one genomic interval encodes:
- a CDS encoding c-type cytochrome → MRILLTTVVIIGVILSILIGCQQEVDIRTAQYAVNGQKVYRTHCQNCHGDKGEGLGNLYPPLTDTTFLQKNSDQLACIIKYGISGELEVAGRNFNNTMPASNLSSIDIAYVLTYINTKINKGKQIYSLEKVEKNLKKCN, encoded by the coding sequence ATGCGCATCCTCTTAACAACCGTCGTAATAATTGGTGTTATCTTATCAATATTGATAGGCTGTCAGCAAGAAGTTGATATCAGAACTGCACAATATGCAGTCAATGGTCAAAAAGTATATCGGACACATTGCCAAAATTGTCACGGCGATAAGGGTGAAGGATTGGGCAATCTCTATCCTCCATTAACTGACACTACATTTCTACAAAAAAATAGCGATCAACTAGCTTGTATCATCAAGTACGGAATTTCAGGAGAACTTGAAGTTGCAGGTAGGAACTTTAACAATACGATGCCTGCCTCAAACCTTTCTTCAATCGATATCGCTTATGTGTTGACCTACATTAATACTAAAATTAACAAAGGGAAACAGATTTATTCCCTTGAAAAGGTCGAAAAGAACTTAAAAAAATGCAATTAG
- a CDS encoding SCO family protein, whose protein sequence is MRSITKFYSAASLLLGLFSCKNNDQTTLPIYGEREAIEKKVDGKSIIDTIYHTIPTFNLLNQDSAMISDKDFDGKVYIANFFFTHCPSICPTMNRNLLKIYQQYKDNEEVRFLSHSIDFKYDQPYVLKDYATKLGVTNNHWQFVSGTKADIYGLANQYLVYTAEDKNAPGGYDHQGYLVLIDKDKRIRGAYDGTNDEQVKKLMNDLPLLLSESKK, encoded by the coding sequence ATGAGATCCATAACTAAATTTTACTCCGCAGCTAGCCTTTTACTCGGTTTATTTTCCTGCAAAAACAATGACCAGACAACTTTACCCATCTATGGCGAAAGAGAAGCTATAGAAAAAAAAGTTGATGGAAAAAGCATTATAGATACTATTTATCATACCATTCCGACCTTTAATCTGCTTAATCAGGACAGTGCAATGATCTCGGATAAGGATTTTGACGGAAAGGTGTATATTGCCAATTTTTTCTTTACGCACTGTCCAAGTATATGTCCGACGATGAACCGCAACCTATTAAAAATATATCAACAATATAAGGATAATGAGGAAGTTCGCTTTTTATCGCATAGTATCGACTTTAAATATGATCAACCTTATGTGTTGAAAGACTACGCAACAAAATTGGGCGTAACCAATAATCACTGGCAATTTGTTTCTGGAACTAAAGCCGACATTTATGGTCTAGCCAATCAATACCTAGTCTATACAGCCGAGGATAAGAACGCACCTGGAGGTTATGATCATCAGGGATATCTAGTCTTAATAGATAAAGACAAAAGAATTCGAGGAGCCTATGACGGCACCAATGATGAGCAGGTGAAAAAACTAATGAATGACTTACCGTTACTATTGAGCGAGAGTAAAAAGTGA
- a CDS encoding transposase, with product MNKIAFVAIASLAIAACGTQGNGETTVKALQDSTIKIHDEIMPQIAHFDRDAVKIDSILDNLKTMKTAKPDLDTSSTRKELSILKANLESATEHMMDWMKGYNPDSTDAKYFETELQKVSDMKKIFDNVSKESNEKLKSF from the coding sequence ATGAATAAAATCGCGTTTGTAGCTATCGCATCGTTGGCAATTGCAGCATGTGGAACTCAGGGGAATGGTGAAACGACCGTGAAGGCCCTGCAGGATTCAACAATTAAAATACATGACGAGATCATGCCTCAAATTGCTCATTTCGACCGCGATGCTGTCAAGATAGATTCCATTTTGGACAATTTAAAAACTATGAAGACAGCTAAACCTGATCTGGATACTAGTTCGACAAGAAAAGAGCTCAGTATATTGAAAGCTAATTTGGAGAGTGCTACAGAACATATGATGGACTGGATGAAGGGATATAATCCTGATTCTACAGATGCTAAATACTTTGAAACTGAACTTCAAAAGGTAAGTGATATGAAAAAGATATTTGACAATGTTTCGAAAGAGAGCAACGAAAAATTAAAGAGTTTTTAA
- a CDS encoding PaaI family thioesterase, which yields MRYSPLALTWLLRIYPPFLFQGIWVKKISPGFQGAKVKIYKTPFNINTNKTLFGGTIFSAADPIFPILIDQYLQKIGFKKTVAWLKSSQIVFKKPGKTSVEYSVELSDEILEECAHIIRTKGRVVKDFSLEIKDKSGDLCATVRCETYIRDLNFTFPSRNRNVEP from the coding sequence ATGAGATATAGTCCACTTGCCTTAACATGGCTATTACGCATTTACCCCCCTTTTCTATTTCAGGGAATCTGGGTTAAAAAAATTAGCCCTGGCTTTCAGGGTGCTAAAGTAAAAATATATAAGACACCCTTCAATATCAATACCAACAAAACATTATTTGGAGGAACGATATTCTCTGCAGCCGACCCGATCTTCCCTATCCTAATTGATCAATATCTTCAAAAAATCGGTTTTAAGAAAACCGTTGCCTGGTTAAAATCATCGCAAATTGTTTTTAAAAAGCCAGGTAAAACTAGTGTAGAGTATAGTGTGGAACTTTCCGATGAAATTCTTGAAGAATGTGCACATATCATCCGGACAAAAGGACGGGTAGTAAAAGACTTTTCCTTAGAAATTAAAGACAAATCGGGCGACCTATGCGCTACTGTACGTTGCGAAACCTATATTCGTGACTTGAATTTTACATTCCCTTCGAGAAATCGAAATGTTGAGCCATAA
- a CDS encoding MFS transporter has product MSKIKGKQADRKVWLLIMIASLGYFVDIYDLVIFSIVRIQSFTDIGVPAADMRVQGEFVLNMQMGGLLLGGIIWGIIGDKFGRLKVLFGSILLYSLANIANGFVQDVLIYGIIRFIAGIGLAGELGAGITLVSESMHKSKRGYGTMLVAAVGVIGAVLAYFVSEEFDWRTAYFVGGGMGLLLLLLRIGSFESGLFKEQNESDITRGDIRMLFTDRSRLKRYINCLCIGLPIWFVVGVLVTQAPEIGTALGAIDTLSAGQGVMFTYIVISIGDVLAGVFAQVLKSRKKVVFICQLVIIGSSLVYLLSNGITATKFLTLAFIMGLGVGYWATFVTISAEQFGTNLRATVATTAPNFVRGALIPSTMLYGYLVNAFGIAPAAITMVLLLSGIAIYSLTQLEESFDKDLNYQEK; this is encoded by the coding sequence ATGTCCAAAATAAAAGGAAAACAGGCCGACAGAAAAGTATGGTTACTCATTATGATCGCTTCATTGGGCTACTTCGTCGATATTTATGATTTAGTTATTTTCTCCATTGTCCGTATTCAGTCCTTTACTGATATTGGTGTTCCAGCAGCGGATATGCGTGTTCAAGGTGAATTTGTATTAAATATGCAAATGGGAGGGTTGCTATTAGGGGGAATTATCTGGGGGATTATCGGCGATAAATTTGGGCGTTTAAAAGTACTATTCGGATCGATTCTTTTATATTCCTTGGCAAATATCGCAAATGGCTTCGTACAGGATGTACTGATATATGGCATTATCCGTTTTATAGCGGGTATTGGTTTGGCTGGGGAATTAGGGGCTGGAATTACGCTGGTTTCCGAAAGCATGCATAAATCAAAACGTGGTTATGGCACTATGTTGGTTGCTGCTGTGGGTGTTATTGGGGCGGTATTAGCCTATTTTGTTTCGGAAGAGTTTGATTGGCGGACGGCCTACTTTGTCGGTGGGGGAATGGGCCTGCTGTTATTACTCTTGCGTATTGGATCTTTTGAGTCAGGTTTGTTTAAAGAGCAAAATGAATCGGATATCACAAGAGGAGATATCCGGATGCTATTTACCGATAGGAGCCGTTTAAAAAGGTATATTAATTGCCTATGCATCGGTCTTCCCATCTGGTTTGTTGTGGGTGTTTTGGTTACACAGGCTCCTGAAATAGGTACTGCTTTAGGCGCTATCGATACACTAAGTGCCGGCCAAGGGGTGATGTTTACCTATATTGTTATTTCTATCGGGGATGTATTAGCCGGAGTATTTGCACAAGTTTTAAAATCCCGTAAAAAAGTGGTCTTTATTTGTCAGTTAGTTATTATTGGAAGTTCACTCGTGTATTTGCTGAGTAATGGTATTACAGCTACGAAGTTCTTAACTCTTGCCTTTATAATGGGATTAGGAGTGGGGTATTGGGCTACATTTGTAACGATTTCAGCGGAACAATTTGGCACGAATCTCCGGGCTACTGTTGCAACAACGGCACCAAATTTTGTCAGAGGTGCACTCATTCCCTCCACTATGCTCTATGGATATTTGGTAAACGCGTTTGGAATTGCACCAGCAGCGATTACTATGGTTTTACTCCTTTCGGGAATAGCAATTTATTCACTAACCCAGTTAGAAGAAAGTTTTGATAAAGATTTAAATTATCAGGAGAAATAA
- the purN gene encoding phosphoribosylglycinamide formyltransferase codes for MKKRIAIFASGSGSNAQKIMEHFKYSDEAEVALILSNNPDAYVIQRADNFEIPAHIFDREEFYNTDNVVNILKNLNIDLIVLAGFLWLVPNNLLKAFPNQIINIHPALLPKYGGKGMYGDHVHRAVLANKEEEHGITIHFANEHFDEGEIIYQARFKVDSNDTLDTIKFKGQQLEHQHFPKVIENLIKKM; via the coding sequence GTGAAAAAAAGAATTGCTATTTTTGCTTCAGGTTCAGGCTCCAATGCGCAAAAAATAATGGAACATTTCAAGTATTCGGACGAAGCTGAGGTCGCCTTGATTTTATCCAATAACCCAGATGCTTACGTTATTCAACGAGCTGACAATTTCGAAATACCTGCACATATTTTTGATCGTGAGGAATTTTACAACACCGACAATGTTGTCAATATTCTTAAAAACTTAAATATTGATCTGATCGTTTTAGCTGGTTTTTTATGGCTTGTGCCCAATAATCTTCTGAAAGCTTTTCCGAATCAAATCATTAATATTCATCCTGCTCTGCTGCCAAAATACGGGGGTAAAGGAATGTATGGCGACCATGTTCATCGGGCTGTTCTAGCAAATAAAGAAGAAGAGCACGGGATTACGATTCACTTCGCGAATGAGCATTTCGATGAAGGAGAAATTATCTATCAAGCACGGTTCAAAGTAGATTCAAATGATACCCTCGACACCATAAAATTTAAAGGGCAGCAACTGGAACATCAACACTTCCCCAAAGTCATCGAAAATCTCATCAAAAAAATGTAA
- a CDS encoding peroxiredoxin family protein, with the protein MKFLYSLIFVSIYFLFQPVFAQAPKTLPTFTFEEVYHTGKFDSGKLPKSGFIVLNFYDPGCGHCQKMGAGIAQNLTKLKNTSFYFISMNDKQYVDGFINMHAKALKNATNVKFLFDSGTQFIEKFKPSNYPSLYIYDAKTKVLVQHLDGEDDVNKLLKALGITG; encoded by the coding sequence ATGAAATTCCTCTATTCCCTAATTTTTGTCAGTATTTATTTTTTGTTTCAACCGGTCTTTGCGCAGGCTCCCAAAACACTTCCGACGTTTACATTCGAAGAGGTCTATCACACCGGCAAATTTGATTCTGGTAAACTCCCGAAATCTGGATTTATTGTTTTGAATTTTTACGACCCCGGTTGTGGACACTGTCAGAAAATGGGCGCTGGAATTGCGCAGAACTTGACCAAATTAAAGAATACATCATTTTATTTTATTTCAATGAATGATAAACAATATGTCGATGGCTTCATTAACATGCACGCAAAGGCCTTAAAAAATGCCACAAATGTTAAATTCTTATTTGATAGCGGTACGCAATTTATTGAAAAATTTAAGCCAAGCAATTATCCTTCGCTTTATATCTATGATGCAAAAACCAAAGTATTGGTACAGCATTTGGACGGCGAAGACGATGTAAACAAGTTGTTAAAAGCTTTAGGTATTACAGGTTAA